The following proteins are encoded in a genomic region of Maribacter hydrothermalis:
- a CDS encoding pyruvate kinase translates to MDTLTIGDKLYNVEQNGFNDFARYSFSEVVRLTETLAVLKNGVRLINRPKQSYIMEDVGYSVSRNKGTHWHIVSLKAIRNAQIENEKIRIHDWFEARQFTLKEKQYIYKLFKADETK, encoded by the coding sequence ATGGATACCCTTACTATTGGAGATAAATTATATAATGTTGAGCAGAATGGTTTCAACGATTTTGCTAGATATTCCTTTTCTGAAGTTGTAAGACTTACCGAAACCTTAGCGGTTTTAAAGAATGGTGTACGACTTATAAATAGACCTAAACAATCTTATATTATGGAAGATGTAGGATATTCTGTTTCTAGAAATAAGGGTACACATTGGCATATTGTTTCGTTAAAGGCGATAAGAAATGCGCAAATAGAAAATGAAAAAATAAGGATTCACGATTGGTTTGAAGCAAGACAATTTACATTAAAAGAGAAGCAATATATTTATAAGCTTTTTAAAGCGGATGAGACTAAGTAA
- the hutG gene encoding formimidoylglutamase, which translates to MSNYKLGSKNNWIGRTSDEQLYLNEKIQFSSIKNPLSNSQNKTIAILGYSSDEGVRRNSGRIGAALGPDAIRKQLGKMPNHLNKETQLIDFGNLECNDDDLEILQKDLSNAVAFLLENNNIPIILGGSHDLAYGHYKGLLKHIPENKTIGIINFDAHFDFRPNNNGNSSGTPFYQIATDHEAKNESIKYMALGIRKDANTKNLFEFAESHKAHYLEQKYFCMTYLEHVELRLMQFTEDVDYLYTTIDLDGFSSAYAPGVSASSPMGFSPDIVLKSLKLILESGKLLGLDVVELNPNYDVDEQTAKLAASLLHYVIHKL; encoded by the coding sequence ATGTCTAATTACAAGCTTGGGAGTAAAAACAATTGGATTGGCAGAACCTCAGATGAGCAATTATATTTGAATGAAAAAATTCAATTTTCATCTATAAAAAACCCATTGTCAAATAGCCAAAATAAAACAATTGCAATCTTGGGTTACAGTAGTGACGAAGGGGTACGAAGAAATTCAGGCCGAATTGGGGCTGCTCTTGGCCCTGATGCTATTAGAAAGCAATTAGGCAAAATGCCTAACCATCTAAACAAAGAAACGCAACTAATAGATTTTGGTAATCTAGAATGTAATGATGATGACTTAGAAATTTTGCAAAAAGATTTATCTAATGCTGTAGCTTTTCTTTTAGAAAACAATAACATTCCAATTATTTTAGGCGGTAGCCATGATTTGGCTTACGGGCATTATAAAGGCTTATTAAAGCACATACCAGAAAATAAAACTATTGGAATTATCAATTTTGACGCCCATTTCGATTTTAGACCTAATAATAATGGCAACAGCTCAGGCACACCATTCTATCAAATAGCTACAGACCACGAAGCAAAAAATGAATCTATAAAGTATATGGCGCTAGGTATTAGAAAAGATGCCAATACAAAAAACCTATTTGAATTTGCTGAAAGCCACAAGGCGCATTATTTGGAACAGAAGTATTTTTGCATGACGTATTTGGAGCATGTAGAATTACGACTAATGCAGTTTACAGAAGATGTAGATTACCTTTATACTACAATAGACCTAGATGGTTTTTCGTCTGCCTATGCTCCAGGTGTTAGCGCTTCATCACCCATGGGTTTTTCACCTGATATTGTGCTTAAAAGCCTTAAACTAATTCTTGAATCTGGTAAATTATTAGGGCTAGATGTAGTAGAATTGAATCCGAATTATGATGTAGATGAACAAACGGCAAAGTTAGCTGCATCACTATTACACTATGTAATACACAAACTGTAA
- a CDS encoding COG2426 family protein: protein MLKDLIIAALWSISPLGEAKVGIPYGLLHGVNIYLVLAVCFAANVLVFPIMMFFLNTVNRYLLKWHFYKRNALFVARRAKTGSGDKIKKYGFYGLIFFVMLPVPGTGVYAGSIATYLFKIEQKKAFLANTIGIFLSSLIVWGTTLLTMKGMG, encoded by the coding sequence TTGTTGAAAGATTTGATCATAGCTGCACTTTGGAGCATTTCCCCATTAGGAGAGGCTAAGGTAGGTATACCTTATGGTTTGTTGCATGGGGTAAATATATACTTGGTATTGGCTGTTTGTTTTGCAGCGAATGTTCTGGTATTTCCTATTATGATGTTTTTTTTGAACACGGTTAATAGATATTTACTCAAGTGGCATTTTTATAAGAGGAATGCCCTCTTTGTTGCAAGAAGAGCCAAAACTGGATCGGGCGATAAAATAAAAAAATATGGGTTTTACGGTCTTATATTTTTTGTAATGTTACCAGTGCCAGGTACGGGAGTATATGCAGGTAGTATTGCTACTTATCTTTTTAAGATTGAACAAAAGAAAGCATTTTTAGCGAATACTATTGGGATATTTTTATCCTCTTTAATTGTTTGGGGAACTACTTTACTGACCATGAAGGGTATGGGGTAA
- a CDS encoding urocanate hydratase: protein MDFKAQIQIGIPTELPEKKERSSSVSHAPNRKQILSKEEKQLAIKNALRYFPSKWHAVLAPEFADELQTYGRIYMYRFQPSYEMYARPVSDYPAKTSHAAAIMLMIQNNLDPAVAQHPQELITYGGNGAVFQNWAQYLLTMQYLSEMTNEQTLHIYSGHPMGLFPSSKEAPRVVVTNGMMIPNYSQPDDWEKYNALGVTQYGQMTAGSYMYIGPQGIVHGTAITVMNAFRKVLKVDENPEGKIFLTAGLGGMSGAQPKAGNIAGCITICAEVNSLAAKKRHKQGWVDELIDDIETLVIRTKKAKENSEVVSLAFIGNVVDVWERFYKEQIFIHLGSDQTSLHNPWAGGYYPAGLSFEESNEMMNLDPDAFKTKVQESLRKHADAIDLHTKKGTYFFDYGNAFLLEASRAGADVMAENKIDFKYPSYVQDILGPMCFDYGFGPFRWVCSSGKIEDLQKTDAIALRVLKEIKKDAPAEIQQQLSDNIKWITEAEENRLVVGSKARILYADAEGRAKIALAFNEAIENGELSAPIILGRDHHDVSGTDSPYRETSNIYDGSKFTADMAIHNVIGDSFRGATWVSIHNGGGVGWGEVTNGGFGMVLDGTIDAERKLKNMLFYDVNNGISRRSWARNEEAIFAIKREMERTKTLKVTLPNIVEEGLLENLF from the coding sequence ATGGATTTTAAAGCACAAATACAGATTGGTATACCTACTGAATTACCTGAAAAGAAGGAGCGTTCTTCATCAGTAAGTCACGCACCAAATAGAAAACAGATACTTTCTAAAGAAGAGAAGCAATTGGCCATTAAAAACGCATTGCGTTATTTTCCATCAAAATGGCATGCTGTTTTAGCACCAGAATTTGCTGATGAATTACAGACTTATGGCCGTATTTACATGTATCGCTTTCAACCATCTTACGAGATGTATGCAAGACCAGTTTCAGATTATCCTGCCAAAACATCCCATGCAGCTGCAATCATGCTTATGATTCAGAATAATTTGGATCCAGCAGTGGCGCAACATCCACAAGAACTTATTACCTATGGTGGTAACGGAGCTGTATTTCAAAATTGGGCACAGTATCTATTAACTATGCAGTATTTATCTGAAATGACCAACGAGCAAACTTTACATATCTACTCTGGTCACCCAATGGGGTTATTCCCATCCTCTAAAGAAGCTCCACGCGTAGTGGTAACAAACGGAATGATGATTCCTAATTATTCACAGCCAGATGATTGGGAAAAATACAATGCACTAGGGGTTACACAATATGGCCAAATGACTGCTGGCTCGTATATGTATATTGGTCCACAAGGTATTGTTCATGGTACAGCAATTACGGTTATGAACGCTTTTAGAAAGGTGTTAAAAGTTGATGAAAATCCCGAAGGAAAAATATTCCTAACTGCCGGATTAGGAGGTATGAGCGGTGCCCAGCCAAAAGCCGGCAACATAGCCGGATGCATTACAATTTGCGCAGAAGTGAATTCACTTGCGGCAAAGAAAAGACATAAACAAGGTTGGGTAGATGAATTAATTGATGATATAGAAACTTTGGTCATAAGAACAAAAAAAGCCAAAGAAAATAGTGAAGTAGTATCACTTGCATTTATTGGAAATGTGGTAGATGTCTGGGAACGTTTTTACAAGGAACAAATTTTCATTCATTTAGGTTCAGACCAAACCTCTTTGCATAATCCGTGGGCAGGTGGTTATTATCCTGCCGGATTGTCTTTTGAGGAATCCAATGAGATGATGAATCTTGATCCCGATGCATTTAAAACTAAGGTTCAAGAATCGTTACGCAAACATGCAGATGCTATAGATCTACATACCAAAAAAGGCACCTATTTCTTTGATTATGGAAATGCCTTTTTATTGGAAGCTTCAAGAGCCGGGGCAGATGTAATGGCAGAAAACAAAATAGATTTTAAATATCCTTCTTACGTGCAAGATATTTTAGGTCCTATGTGTTTTGATTATGGTTTTGGTCCGTTTAGGTGGGTATGTTCTTCTGGCAAAATAGAAGATTTACAAAAGACCGATGCTATTGCATTACGTGTTCTAAAGGAAATAAAAAAAGATGCTCCGGCAGAAATTCAACAACAACTTTCGGATAATATAAAATGGATTACGGAAGCCGAAGAAAATAGATTGGTAGTAGGGTCAAAAGCTAGAATATTATATGCCGATGCAGAAGGACGAGCGAAAATAGCATTGGCGTTTAATGAGGCAATTGAAAATGGTGAATTAAGTGCTCCAATAATTTTAGGGAGAGACCACCATGATGTCAGTGGCACAGATTCCCCTTATAGAGAAACCAGTAACATTTACGACGGCAGCAAATTCACCGCTGATATGGCCATACACAATGTAATTGGCGATAGTTTTAGAGGCGCTACTTGGGTATCTATACATAACGGCGGTGGAGTTGGCTGGGGAGAAGTCACCAATGGCGGATTTGGTATGGTGTTAGATGGCACAATTGATGCAGAACGAAAACTTAAAAATATGCTTTTTTACGACGTTAATAATGGTATTTCTAGAAGAAGCTGGGCACGTAACGAAGAAGCAATTTTTGCCATTAAACGGGAAATGGAAAGAACTAAAACACTCAAAGTAACTTTGCCGAATATAGTAGAAGAAGGGCTTTTAGAGAATTTATTTTAA
- the hutH gene encoding histidine ammonia-lyase, producing MNKQTFKIGEDWLTAGKAIAISTNKIAVILSKETEEKIEKSWTIVQKIVDKGHPVYGINTGFGPLCTTKISKSETNILQTNILQSHSVGVGDPIKTDIAKLMLILKAQSLAKGYSGIALKTLQRILWHIENDAIPIVPSQGSVGASGDLAPLSHLFLPLIGMGKVEYKGEIITTASLFEKTGLEPINLGPKEGLALINGTQFIAAHGVKVVSQLHSLLAQADIIGAMMIEGLQGSVKPFYNELHALRPFKGNIHVAKRVKKLLKGSEIMEDHIDCEKVQDPYSIRCIPQVHGASRNAWLHLKELLEVELNSVTDNPVIIDEELTISGGNFHGQPLAMALDYACLAASEIGNISDRRIYLALEGNSPGVPKLLMNDTGINSGYMILQYTTAALASENKGLCFPSSADSIPTSLGQEDHVSMGSIGGRKALQVIGNVEKILAIELLTAAQAFEFRKPLKSGIFLDEVHNAVREQVAFAQKDRIFANDIEKGIEMIQNKTIMKVVDRVQKEHSISLKTKFSTEFEVY from the coding sequence ATGAACAAACAGACTTTTAAAATAGGTGAAGATTGGCTTACAGCCGGGAAAGCTATAGCTATATCAACCAATAAAATAGCCGTAATTCTTTCTAAAGAGACTGAGGAGAAAATAGAAAAAAGCTGGACAATAGTTCAGAAAATAGTAGATAAAGGACATCCTGTTTATGGCATTAATACTGGTTTTGGTCCATTATGTACTACCAAGATTTCAAAATCTGAAACTAACATTTTGCAGACCAACATACTACAAAGTCATAGTGTAGGTGTAGGAGACCCAATAAAGACCGATATAGCAAAATTAATGCTGATTCTTAAAGCGCAATCTTTAGCAAAAGGCTATTCAGGTATTGCTTTAAAAACATTACAAAGAATTCTATGGCATATAGAAAATGATGCTATCCCAATAGTACCATCACAAGGTTCCGTTGGTGCGTCTGGAGATTTGGCACCATTATCTCATCTATTTCTTCCATTAATTGGAATGGGCAAAGTCGAATATAAAGGTGAGATTATTACTACTGCATCCTTATTTGAGAAAACTGGACTTGAACCAATTAATCTTGGTCCTAAAGAAGGTTTAGCCTTAATAAACGGCACACAGTTTATAGCTGCACATGGGGTAAAAGTTGTTTCACAATTACATTCGCTATTGGCCCAAGCTGATATTATTGGGGCTATGATGATTGAAGGCCTACAAGGTTCCGTAAAACCTTTTTACAATGAACTTCATGCCTTACGTCCATTTAAAGGCAATATACATGTGGCCAAACGGGTAAAAAAATTATTGAAAGGTTCTGAAATAATGGAAGACCATATCGACTGTGAAAAAGTACAAGACCCCTACTCCATTCGTTGTATACCACAAGTACATGGAGCATCAAGAAACGCATGGCTACACCTTAAAGAATTATTGGAGGTAGAATTAAATTCAGTAACCGACAACCCTGTAATTATAGATGAAGAATTGACAATTAGTGGCGGTAATTTTCATGGTCAGCCGTTAGCTATGGCGCTAGATTACGCATGTTTAGCAGCATCTGAAATCGGAAATATATCGGACAGACGTATTTATTTAGCGCTGGAAGGAAATAGTCCCGGTGTTCCTAAACTATTGATGAACGACACCGGAATTAATTCTGGCTACATGATTTTACAATATACAACAGCCGCCTTGGCAAGTGAAAATAAAGGACTTTGTTTTCCGTCAAGCGCAGATAGTATTCCTACGTCACTTGGTCAAGAAGACCATGTAAGTATGGGATCCATTGGTGGTAGAAAAGCACTACAGGTAATAGGTAATGTTGAGAAAATACTGGCTATTGAATTATTAACCGCTGCCCAGGCATTTGAATTTAGAAAACCTTTAAAATCTGGTATTTTTTTAGATGAAGTTCATAATGCCGTTCGGGAACAAGTCGCGTTTGCCCAAAAAGACCGCATTTTCGCTAATGATATCGAAAAAGGAATAGAAATGATTCAGAATAAGACTATTATGAAGGTGGTCGATAGGGTTCAAAAAGAACATAGCATTTCTTTAAAAACTAAATTTTCAACTGAATTCGAAGTATATTGA
- a CDS encoding DUF456 domain-containing protein, with product MDIFLLVLGFILMLVGILGSFLPVLPGPPISWVGLLLLYSTSAIAMNWTFLGITFVIALIVFGLDYVIPAIGTKKFGGTKAGVIGTTVGLLVALLFPILGPFGIIIWPFVGALIGELLNKADKKTATKAAFGSFLGFLTGTFLKFMVAIVYLGLFISKAWEHSNALFPFFN from the coding sequence ATGGATATATTTTTATTAGTTTTAGGTTTTATATTAATGTTAGTAGGCATTTTAGGTAGTTTTTTGCCTGTTTTACCTGGACCACCAATTAGTTGGGTGGGTTTACTGTTACTATATTCTACTAGCGCTATTGCTATGAACTGGACGTTCTTAGGCATAACCTTTGTCATTGCTCTAATAGTTTTTGGGTTAGATTATGTAATACCCGCCATAGGTACCAAAAAATTTGGAGGCACAAAAGCTGGAGTTATCGGTACAACAGTTGGTTTATTAGTTGCATTACTATTCCCTATTCTAGGGCCCTTCGGAATTATTATATGGCCTTTTGTGGGAGCCTTGATTGGAGAACTACTGAATAAGGCAGACAAAAAAACCGCCACAAAAGCGGCTTTTGGTTCTTTTCTAGGTTTTTTAACTGGTACTTTTTTAAAATTTATGGTCGCTATTGTCTATTTAGGACTCTTCATTTCAAAAGCTTGGGAGCATAGTAATGCGCTATTTCCTTTTTTTAATTAA
- the hutI gene encoding imidazolonepropionase — translation MEKATLIGPFKQIITMAGLPLKGALTDSQLQIIKDGGIIISGSKITGIGDFESLKETAQISETITLKGNHVCMPGFVDAHTHICFGGSRAKDYAMRNAGKTYLEIAHAGGGIWDTVTQTRKASQEELVTNTIKRANRHLKNGTTTIEVKSGYGLSVPEELKMLRAIKEANNTALPELISTCLAAHMLPKDFKGTEKEYLEMISDELFPILKEENLTHRMDAFIEQSAFSADDIQAYFSKATDLNFDITVHADQFSTSGSKVAVDHKAISADHLEASTEKEIALLAKSDTIAVALPGASIGLGCDFTPARKLLNAGASLAIASDHNPGSAPMGDLLTQASILGTFEKLTNAEVLAGITFRAAAALKLDDRGKLEAGLLADFAVFHSDNYQDILYNQGNLKPCMVWKSGELVFDKHK, via the coding sequence ATGGAAAAAGCAACATTAATAGGTCCGTTTAAGCAAATAATTACAATGGCAGGCCTTCCGCTAAAGGGGGCGCTTACAGATAGTCAATTGCAAATAATCAAAGATGGTGGTATCATCATATCAGGTTCAAAAATTACTGGCATTGGGGATTTTGAAAGTCTAAAAGAAACTGCTCAAATTTCCGAAACCATAACACTTAAAGGAAATCATGTTTGTATGCCCGGTTTTGTAGACGCGCATACCCATATTTGTTTTGGTGGTTCAAGGGCTAAAGATTATGCCATGCGTAATGCAGGTAAAACCTACTTAGAAATTGCACATGCCGGTGGTGGCATTTGGGATACCGTTACCCAAACAAGAAAAGCTTCTCAGGAAGAATTAGTAACAAACACCATAAAAAGAGCAAACCGTCATCTAAAAAATGGCACCACCACTATTGAAGTAAAAAGTGGTTACGGACTATCAGTACCAGAAGAGTTAAAAATGCTTCGAGCTATTAAAGAAGCTAATAATACAGCATTGCCAGAATTGATCTCTACGTGCCTTGCAGCGCATATGCTACCTAAAGATTTTAAAGGAACAGAAAAGGAGTATTTGGAAATGATTTCTGATGAGTTATTCCCCATTCTTAAAGAAGAAAACCTAACGCATCGCATGGATGCTTTTATAGAGCAAAGTGCTTTTTCTGCTGATGATATACAGGCATATTTTTCAAAAGCTACAGACCTGAATTTTGATATTACCGTTCATGCGGATCAATTCTCAACAAGTGGAAGCAAGGTTGCTGTTGATCACAAAGCAATAAGTGCCGACCATTTAGAAGCAAGCACTGAAAAGGAAATAGCATTATTGGCCAAAAGTGATACTATAGCCGTTGCACTTCCAGGAGCATCGATTGGACTTGGATGTGATTTTACACCTGCACGAAAATTATTAAATGCAGGAGCTTCTTTAGCAATAGCTAGTGACCACAACCCTGGTTCAGCACCTATGGGCGATTTGTTAACACAAGCCAGTATTTTAGGAACATTTGAAAAATTGACGAATGCAGAAGTTTTGGCAGGCATTACTTTTAGAGCAGCGGCGGCTTTGAAATTGGATGACCGTGGTAAATTGGAAGCGGGACTTTTAGCTGATTTTGCCGTATTTCATAGCGATAATTATCAAGACATTCTATACAACCAAGGAAATCTAAAACCTTGTATGGTTTGGAAAAGTGGGGAGTTAGTTTTTGATAAGCATAAATAG
- a CDS encoding nitroreductase family protein has product MIFDIIKKRRSVFPVQYNDVQIETADIEKVLEAANWAPNHKCTEPWRFKVIQGDAKGRLGTFLSKKYEEVDPRPKAIKIKKLQENPQRASAIIAICMQRDTNESLPEWEEVAAVAMAVQNMWLQCTEMGIGCYWSSPGLIKYMDEFLTLAEGEKCLGFFYMGNFDGELSDGKRGPIEAKTEWIS; this is encoded by the coding sequence ATGATATTCGATATAATTAAAAAGAGGCGCTCCGTATTTCCGGTGCAATATAATGATGTCCAAATTGAGACGGCAGATATTGAAAAGGTATTAGAAGCGGCTAATTGGGCACCTAACCATAAGTGTACGGAGCCTTGGCGATTTAAAGTGATTCAAGGTGATGCAAAAGGTAGACTTGGAACTTTCTTATCTAAAAAATATGAGGAGGTAGACCCAAGACCAAAGGCTATAAAAATTAAGAAATTACAGGAAAATCCACAAAGGGCTAGCGCTATAATCGCTATTTGTATGCAAAGAGATACAAATGAATCTTTACCGGAATGGGAAGAGGTTGCGGCAGTTGCTATGGCAGTACAGAATATGTGGTTGCAATGCACCGAAATGGGTATTGGGTGTTATTGGTCTTCACCCGGACTCATAAAATACATGGACGAATTTTTGACATTAGCGGAAGGTGAAAAATGCCTAGGATTTTTCTATATGGGTAATTTCGATGGCGAATTGAGCGACGGTAAACGCGGACCTATTGAAGCGAAAACCGAATGGATATCGTAA
- a CDS encoding LysR family transcriptional regulator — MSNQIELRHLTYFLAVAQELHFRKAAEKLFISQPGLSRQIKQMEDILETQLFERNKKKVTLTPAGHYLKAEVEYIFNHLEKVERQLKLVGDGNSGELRIGFLGSAMQEVVPKLLLKIKERYPKVKTSLEELANFAQVDAVLNDQLDLGFVRVSRVPNTLEMKTVFTDTFSLVLPERYPMLTREFDGMERFAKEDFILFSQAYSPLYYDTIMSICQDAGFAPKISHKSVHAHTIFKLVENHMGIAIVPTSLQNGFQMRVKFIELKDIPQRAELSVIWKKEHTNPVLKNCMELLLEG, encoded by the coding sequence ATGAGTAATCAAATAGAATTACGTCACCTTACTTATTTTTTGGCCGTAGCACAAGAGTTACATTTTAGAAAAGCCGCGGAAAAGTTGTTTATTTCTCAACCTGGACTCAGTCGACAGATAAAACAAATGGAAGATATTTTAGAAACCCAGTTGTTTGAGCGTAATAAGAAAAAGGTTACCCTAACGCCTGCTGGTCATTATTTAAAGGCCGAGGTTGAATATATATTTAACCATTTAGAAAAGGTAGAGCGACAATTAAAACTAGTAGGTGATGGTAATAGTGGAGAATTAAGAATTGGGTTTTTGGGCTCTGCAATGCAAGAAGTAGTACCCAAATTATTATTGAAAATAAAGGAAAGGTATCCTAAAGTAAAAACATCCTTAGAAGAGTTAGCGAATTTTGCACAGGTTGATGCTGTTTTAAATGACCAACTAGATTTGGGTTTTGTGCGTGTTTCTCGTGTTCCTAATACCTTAGAAATGAAAACAGTTTTTACGGATACTTTTTCGTTGGTTTTGCCAGAAAGATATCCCATGCTTACTAGAGAATTTGATGGTATGGAACGATTTGCAAAAGAGGATTTTATTCTATTTAGTCAGGCGTACAGTCCTTTGTATTATGATACAATAATGAGTATTTGCCAAGATGCAGGTTTTGCGCCAAAAATTTCACATAAATCTGTTCATGCGCATACCATTTTTAAGTTAGTAGAGAACCATATGGGAATTGCAATTGTCCCTACATCTTTGCAAAACGGATTTCAAATGCGGGTTAAGTTTATTGAATTAAAAGATATTCCTCAGCGTGCGGAACTATCGGTTATTTGGAAGAAAGAGCACACGAATCCGGTTCTTAAGAATTGTATGGAATTGCTTTTGGAAGGATAA
- a CDS encoding BlaI/MecI/CopY family transcriptional regulator has product MKQLTKAEEEVMIILWELQKCNVASIIEKLPEPKPAYNTVSTIVRILESKGFVDHEQEGKGYLYFPLVMKSDYSNQSINKLVDGYFQGSFKSMVSFFMKKNDMSLSELESILKEIKKEKP; this is encoded by the coding sequence ATGAAACAGTTGACTAAAGCAGAGGAAGAGGTGATGATTATCTTATGGGAATTACAAAAATGTAATGTGGCCTCCATCATTGAAAAATTACCCGAACCTAAACCTGCCTATAATACCGTATCTACCATAGTTAGAATTTTAGAAAGTAAAGGTTTTGTAGATCACGAGCAAGAGGGGAAAGGGTATTTGTATTTTCCTTTAGTGATGAAGTCCGATTATAGTAACCAGTCCATCAATAAATTGGTAGACGGCTATTTTCAAGGTTCATTTAAAAGTATGGTGTCATTTTTCATGAAGAAGAATGATATGAGCCTGTCGGAATTGGAGTCGATATTAAAAGAAATTAAAAAGGAAAAACCATGA
- a CDS encoding Gfo/Idh/MocA family protein, protein MKEKNSRRLFLKRTSLTTAALSTAPFLLASPKNEQLVLTRNYNKLEFSVNDQINIALIGTGIQGIYDTQAALKVDGVKIVAACDLYTGRLARAKELWGKDIFVTRDYREILNRKDIDAVIIATPDHWHQTITVAALKADKHVYCEKPIVQNFNEGQEIIEAQKSSGKICQVGSQGMASLGNEKAKKLYEDGAIGDIVMLDMYNDRYSAEGAWQYPIPPDASKETVDFDTFLGNTPKTPFNPTRFFRWRNYQDYGTGVAGDLFVHAFSTLNYVISSHGPNRALATGGLRYWNDGRDVPDVSITLYDYPKTETHAPFNAAFRINFIAGSGGGGGFKLIGTEGEMEIGQNSVTLNRSKLSLEPSGYSLVSFTEEMQQQIKNEYAAKNLESRNSSLSTGTTTWQAPREYKGAHYDHFNNFFTSIRNNGKVIQDPEFGLRAAGAALLANESFAQKQPVNWNPTEMKLL, encoded by the coding sequence ATGAAAGAAAAAAACTCAAGAAGATTGTTTTTAAAACGAACTTCGTTGACCACTGCAGCCTTAAGTACGGCACCTTTTTTATTAGCTTCTCCAAAAAATGAGCAATTAGTATTAACTAGAAACTATAACAAGTTAGAATTTAGCGTAAACGACCAAATAAATATTGCACTAATTGGCACTGGAATTCAAGGCATTTACGATACACAAGCTGCATTAAAAGTTGATGGAGTGAAAATAGTGGCAGCATGTGACCTATATACAGGCAGACTTGCTAGAGCTAAAGAATTATGGGGAAAAGATATATTTGTAACTCGAGATTATCGGGAAATTTTAAATCGGAAAGATATAGATGCCGTTATTATTGCTACTCCTGATCATTGGCATCAAACAATTACCGTAGCAGCATTAAAAGCAGATAAACATGTGTACTGTGAAAAACCCATTGTTCAAAATTTTAATGAAGGCCAAGAGATTATAGAAGCACAAAAATCTTCTGGAAAAATATGCCAGGTGGGCAGTCAGGGAATGGCATCCCTTGGAAATGAAAAAGCAAAAAAACTTTATGAAGATGGTGCCATAGGCGATATTGTTATGTTAGACATGTACAATGATCGATATTCTGCTGAGGGAGCATGGCAGTATCCTATTCCCCCAGACGCTTCAAAAGAAACCGTTGATTTCGACACATTTTTAGGCAATACCCCAAAAACACCTTTTAATCCAACTCGTTTTTTTAGGTGGAGGAATTACCAAGATTATGGCACTGGCGTAGCGGGAGATTTATTTGTTCATGCCTTTTCAACTTTAAATTATGTAATAAGTTCTCACGGGCCAAATAGAGCATTAGCCACTGGCGGACTGAGGTATTGGAATGACGGGCGAGATGTACCTGACGTTTCCATAACCTTATATGACTATCCTAAAACAGAAACCCATGCACCTTTTAATGCGGCATTTCGTATTAATTTCATTGCAGGAAGTGGTGGTGGTGGCGGATTTAAATTAATTGGCACCGAGGGCGAAATGGAAATAGGACAAAATTCAGTTACATTAAACCGTTCAAAATTAAGTTTAGAACCTAGCGGCTATTCCTTAGTATCCTTTACGGAGGAAATGCAACAACAAATTAAAAACGAGTATGCTGCTAAGAACTTAGAATCTAGAAATTCTAGTCTATCCACAGGTACAACAACTTGGCAAGCTCCTCGGGAGTACAAAGGTGCGCATTACGACCATTTCAATAATTTTTTTACGAGTATCAGGAACAACGGCAAGGTAATACAAGACCCTGAATTTGGACTTAGAGCTGCTGGTGCCGCATTATTGGCAAATGAAAGTTTTGCACAAAAACAGCCCGTTAATTGGAATCCTACAGAAATGAAATTACTTTAA